One genomic window of Nitrospirota bacterium includes the following:
- a CDS encoding YkgJ family cysteine cluster protein: MSDRLPDPTPPDLAPLYRNTDHWFQRASASLLGEVPCRLGCTSCCIGPFPITLLDIQTLQQGLDVLPPDHRQRIVQRASEQTAAMEAAFPQLTHTTFLDTWSDQEIDRLVTEFHNRPCPALEADGRCGLYDYRPLVCRSMGIPTEDRGLTHGACEVQTCIPILRLPTALRQEEDRLAQEEAASLNEIHRATESSTGDEVFLPYGFIPGETRETCEKSGMGEEV, encoded by the coding sequence GTGTCCGACAGGCTCCCAGATCCCACTCCACCCGACCTTGCCCCTCTTTATAGGAATACCGATCATTGGTTTCAGCGGGCATCTGCCTCCCTGCTCGGTGAAGTTCCCTGCCGGCTCGGTTGTACCAGTTGTTGCATCGGTCCCTTTCCGATCACGCTCCTCGACATCCAGACTCTCCAACAGGGGCTGGACGTCTTGCCACCGGATCACCGCCAACGAATCGTCCAGCGTGCCTCCGAGCAGACCGCTGCCATGGAGGCCGCGTTCCCACAACTCACCCACACCACTTTTCTCGATACATGGTCCGATCAGGAGATCGACCGGTTAGTCACGGAATTTCACAATCGCCCCTGCCCAGCCCTGGAAGCAGATGGCCGCTGTGGCCTCTACGACTACCGCCCCCTCGTCTGCCGATCGATGGGTATCCCGACAGAAGATCGTGGTCTGACCCATGGCGCCTGCGAAGTCCAAACCTGTATCCCGATCCTGCGGCTTCCCACCGCACTCCGACAAGAAGAAGATCGCTTAGCGCAGGAAGAAGCCGCTTCCCTCAACGAGATCCATCGAGCCACAGAATCATCTACCGGCGACGAGGTGTTCCTACCCTACGGGTTCATACCGGGCGAGACTCGCGAGACATGCGAGAAAAGCGGGATGGGTGAGGAAGTCTGA
- a CDS encoding tyrosine-type recombinase/integrase, giving the protein MGLYKRNTVWWMRFKYHGQQVRRSTDTSDRRLAEAILAKITVDIVEGRHFEKREEQERTFVELMDRYLNEHVRKQMSQRSFSGYTKNLLPFFKGATLAEITPKRIVAYKAKRYADGVAPATINRELACMKKAFNLAIREWEWCRDNPVARVSMEKERNRRDRWLSTGEEERLLQVARPWLKDIILFALHTGMRMGEIRALNWDGVDFFRKTVTVFRSKNGERRTIPINSLVLDVLKRKAKVRSIKSDYVFPSDTFTLLDDSHLRRAFRGAMKVCRIENFHFHDLRHTFATRLVQSGIDLYKVQCLLGHKSPIMTQRYAHHYPESLREGVEMLAGYSLPSTGGGTKLAHMAQTAGPALATSGVSG; this is encoded by the coding sequence ATGGGGCTCTATAAAAGAAATACGGTCTGGTGGATGAGGTTCAAATATCACGGTCAGCAAGTGCGACGATCCACGGACACTTCGGATCGGCGATTAGCAGAGGCGATCCTCGCGAAGATCACGGTCGATATCGTCGAGGGTCGGCACTTTGAGAAACGAGAAGAGCAGGAACGGACGTTTGTTGAACTGATGGATCGCTATCTGAACGAACATGTCAGGAAACAGATGAGTCAACGATCCTTCAGCGGCTACACGAAGAACCTGCTGCCCTTCTTCAAGGGCGCTACCTTGGCCGAGATTACGCCGAAGCGCATCGTGGCGTATAAAGCCAAGCGGTATGCGGATGGGGTGGCACCGGCCACTATCAACCGTGAGCTCGCCTGCATGAAGAAGGCGTTTAATCTCGCCATCCGGGAATGGGAGTGGTGCCGGGACAATCCTGTCGCGCGTGTCTCCATGGAGAAAGAGCGCAATCGTCGGGACCGATGGTTGAGCACAGGAGAAGAAGAGCGTCTTCTCCAGGTTGCACGACCCTGGCTCAAGGACATCATCCTGTTCGCATTGCATACCGGCATGCGGATGGGGGAGATTCGAGCGTTGAATTGGGACGGAGTCGATTTCTTCAGAAAAACTGTGACCGTATTCCGGTCAAAGAACGGAGAGCGGCGAACCATCCCCATCAACAGTCTCGTGCTCGATGTCCTGAAGCGAAAAGCCAAGGTGCGCTCGATCAAGAGTGATTATGTGTTCCCGAGTGACACGTTCACCCTGCTTGACGACAGCCATCTTCGACGCGCCTTTCGTGGCGCGATGAAGGTGTGTCGAATCGAGAATTTCCATTTTCATGATCTCAGGCATACCTTTGCCACGAGGCTTGTGCAATCAGGGATCGATCTCTATAAGGTCCAATGTCTCTTAGGGCACAAGTCGCCGATCATGACTCAGCGTTATGCGCACCACTATCCGGAGAGCCTGCGCGAAGGAGTGGAAATGCTGGCGGGGTACAGCCTGCCTAGCACAGGGGGGGGCACAAAATTAGCACACATGGCACAAACGGCAGGTCCGGCACTGGCGACGAGTGGTGTAAGTGGTTGA